A stretch of Chionomys nivalis chromosome 2, mChiNiv1.1, whole genome shotgun sequence DNA encodes these proteins:
- the Prlh gene encoding prolactin-releasing peptide: MAALRAWLLCLLLLALVLPGASSRAHQHSMETRTPDINPAWYTGRGIRPVGRFGRRRAALRDVTVPGLRCRLSCLPLEGGAKFSQHG; encoded by the exons ATGGCAGCTCTGAGGGCATGGCTCCTGTGCCTGCTGCTCTTAGCCTTGGTCCTGCCAGGAGCTTCCAGCCGAGCCCACCAGCACTCCATGGAGACACGCA CCCCTGACATCAATCCAGCCTGGTACACAGGCCGTGGGATCAGGCCCGTGGGTCGCTTTGGCAGGAGGAGGGCAGCCCTGAGGGATGTCACCGTACCTGGCCTGCGGTGCCGGCTAAGCTGCCTCCCGTTGGAGGGAGGTGCCAAGTTCTCTCAGCATGGATGA